ATCATAGCCGATTATTGGAATGCTATCTCTTCTGGTGTCAAGGGCACTTAGTACATTCGAGACTAGTAAATTATCAGAAGATGCGACCAAAATATGTCCTATGGTATCTCTAGTCATTATTAATGAATCTCCGTCTCCCACTTTTACCTTTACAGTATTGCTAATGTAAACTTTACCTCCTGTATATGTAGTGTCATCATCATAAACCTCCGTTAAAGACCTTAGAATTTCGGTACTAGCTACAGCGGATCTAGATGCCGCCATCCAAGTAATATTAAATGAATCCGCCTCAAGCATCCTTTTGTAAGTATATGCAAAAACCGAATCTTGGGGTTTGCTACCGTAAAAAATTGTAGCATTCTTACTTTCCATATTTTCAATTGCATACTTAGCGGCTGTTTTCGCTCTTGTTTCTGCTGTTGATTTCATCAAAAATGAATACGGATTAGCGGCTATGGTCTCTGAATTAGTTGACAATGGATTTACCATATTAATCTTATGTTTATAAGAATAATCTCGCACCAAACTTGCTGGAATCGGATAAAGTGGACCAATTATCATATCCATTTCCAATAACTCTCCACTTTCAATAATTTTAGTGGTTTTAAGGCTATCTCGGTCAGTATCGTAAGAAAATAGCTCGATCTTCTGACCGTTGGCGTTTAACTCCTCTATGGCAATTTTTATACCTTGATACAAATCCAGCACAAATTGATTTCCCTTGCTTCCTTTTGAGGTGGACAGACTTTCTGCCATTAACGGCAACAACACAGCTACCCTATACTTATCCTTTTTTTCTGTTACACTTTTATCTACAAAATCGAAACTAGCACGATTCAAATCAAAAGAGTCGATCAAAAATTCCATCAGCTCAACCTGACGATCAACCATGGGTTGTTCATTTATCTTCTTAGCCAAATATTTTGCTAGAACCTCATCGTATGGATTAAGCTCCATGGCTTTTTGCAATAGAGGGATACTGTCATAGGCGAACAAAGTCACTTTTTTGATTTCATTCGCTATAATTTTCAAATCATCTTTTTCAGTGCTGTTCAAGACATTAAGACCTTTCATCAAGTTCCCTTCCTGCATCAGCATTTTTCCATACCATAGATTAACCTCATCAATTTTCTCCCAATCGGAGTGGGTAGTCCTGATATTCCCTAGCACTTCAAGCGCTCGGTCTTTATTCCCAGTTTCATAAGCAGAAATACCATAAAAATAAGAGGCATATAAATAGAAAGGATTGTTTTCGTTCAAATCAAGTAAATTCTTGAAGTGATTTTGAGCCCTTTGATAATCACCTGATTTAAAATAATTCTTCCCAGACAAGTACTCTGATTGATAATTTACTTGGGCATTCAGCTGGAATGCACTAATTATAAATATCAATCCGAAAATGACTAATGATTTTGATCGCATGCTATTTTTATTAAAACATTAATTAATCCTGCTCTGTCGAACCCTGTTTACAAAGCCAGACAAGTTTAAATTTAAACTGCTTACTCCCATTCAATAGTGGCTGGGGGTTTAGAACTTATATCATAAACAACCCTGTTTACTCCTTTTACTTTATTGATAATTTCATTCGATACGTCACTTAGAAAATCATACGGTAAATGTACCCAATCGGCTGTCATTCCATCCACACTTGCTACGGCCCTAAGTGCCACCACTCGCTCGTAGGTTCTTTCATCTCCCATCACACCAACAGATTGGATGGGTAATAGGATAGAGCCCGCTTGCCAAACTTGGTCATAAAGTCCTCTTTCCTTCATCATTCCAATAAAGATTGAGTCTACTTCTTGGATGATATTTACTTTCTCTGGAGTTACATCTCCCAAAATTCTGATAGCCAAGCCTGGCCCCGGAAATGGGTGTCTTCCTAGAATTTTATGATCTATTTCCAGCGCTTTGCCAACTGAACGTACACCGTCTTTAAAAAGTGTTTTCAAAGGCTCAACCACCTTTAAATTCATTTTCTCTGGAAGCCCACCTACATTATGATGAGATTTAATAGTGGCCGATGGACCCTTTACTGAAACAGATTCGATGATATCAGGATAAATGGTTCCTTGAGCTAACCATTTCACATCTTTGATGGCTTTAGCTTCTTGGTCAAAAACGTCTATAAAAGTTTTTCCAATTGCTTTTCTTTTTCCTTCAGGATCTGATATCCCTGCTAAAGCTTTATAAAATTGGTCTTTGGCATCAACTCCTTTTACATTTAAACCCATGTGCTTATAGGAATCCAATACCTCCTCAAATTCATTCTTTCTGAGCAAACCATTATCTACAAAAATGCAGTAAAGATTTTTGCCAATCGCATGATGAATCAGCATGGCAGCTACAGAAGAATCTACTCCTCCAGAGAGGCCCAACACTACCTTATCTTGTCCTAGTTGTTCTTTTAACTCTGCTATTGTAATATCAGCAAATATCTCGGAAGTCCAATCTTGGGAGCAACCACAGATTTTAACCAAGAAATTTTCCAATAGTTGTTTACCCTCAATCGTATGAGTCACTTCGGGATGAAATTGAATACCAAAAGTAGGCTCGTTTTCCAATTCGAAAGCGGCCACTTCCACTGAAGGGGTACTGGCAATAATTTTAAAACCTTCCGGCAAAGTTTTGATAGTGTCGCCATGTGACATCCAAACTTGTGAGCCCTTGGTCAAATTTTTCAGCAAATCATTATCCGCATCAAAGCTTGTAAGTTTGGCACGACCATATTCTCGGATTTCAGAAGGCAGAACCTCTCCACCATTATTTTGAGCCAAATACTGCGCACCATAACAAACTCCCAATAACGGAATTTTTCCTCGGTATTTTTCAAGATCAATTTTAGGGGAATCCTCGTCTCTAACGGAACAAGGGCTTCCTGAAAGAATCACGCCTTTCACATCTGGTGTTAATTCAGGGGCATCATAGAAGGGATGTATTTCACAATAAACATTGAGTTCGCGGACTCTTCTGGCAATGAGTTGAGTATACTGCGACCCAAAATCAAGAATAATAATTTGCTCTGTCATGGTGCAAAAATAATAGGATGAATCAGTTAAGCATAGAAAAAAATAAGATTGCTTTTAATTAATTCATTGTCAATGATTTATAAATATGATTTTAGGGGAAAATTAGCGGTTTTGAGGGATTTCGCCTCCATTATTAAAAAATATTGATTTCATGGTAAAAATATTTACTATTTTAAATGTGGGAAATCTATTGTATCACCCAATATATTTCGCCCTTTCAGGGCTTGGTTGAGTTTCAGTTTTATGAGTGTAGGGCTACACCCTACGTTGAGATATATTAGCCCTTCGTGCCTAAGAGTTTCTGCAAACCTATACCATTATAAGCAATCCCTATGGAAGAATAAGTATTTTTTTATGAAAAAAGAATAATCAGATGAAATCTGGTATAGTCCTAAGTTCAGCCTTAAAAGGGTATAATATCAAAACATAGAGTGAAGTCCTCTGATAAAAAATGAACACACTCTTAAGCCCTGAAAGGGCGTAATAAAAAGGCAAATAGCGCAATACTATCAACTAAAAACCCTGAATCCCCAAACTAGCATATCATCAACTTGCTCACTATTTGCCATCCATTCTTCTATCGTCTCTCTTAAAATCATTCCCTGCGTTTCCATTTTTTTCATATGATTGGTAGATAGCAATTCCCTGAAATTTCTGATCATAAATTTTTTATCCCTATCACCTCCAAACTGATCTACATACCCATCAGAAAACAAGTAAAAGCAAGTATCACCCACTAGGTTGATTTCATGATTATCAAAATCTTTAATATTTCTTTTCTCATCTAAACCTACCGTTGTTTTATTACCTCTAATTTGTTGAAGTTGCTTGTTTTGAATATATATTAAAGAATGATTGGCACCAGAGAAGTAAACTTTATTATTCTTTTTATCCCAGACACAAATTGAGATATCCATCCCGTCCCTATTGTCGCTTTGCTCTTGTCTCAAGATATGTATAACACTCAATTTTAGCTGTTTAAGGATTTCGTTAGGCTGGGTAATGCCTTTGAAATTCACGATATGATTCAACATGTCATGTCCTATAAAACTCATAAAAGCACCTGGGATGCCATGACCAGTGCAATCAGCTACCGCCAATATTACTTTATCTTCAGATTCACTAAACCAATAAAAATCTCCGCTAACGATATCCTTAGGATTATAATATATGAAGTAATCTTCTAATTGCTTGCTGATTCGATGCGAGAAAGGCAATAGTGCGGTTTGAATTCGCTTTGCATAATTGATACTATCAGTAATGTTTTTGTTTTTTTCTTCAATCAACTCATTTTTTCTCACCACGTCCGAATTAATGCTCTTTAATCGTTCCGCTTGTGTCTCTATTTCCTCTCTTTGTTGGCGAATTTCCTCATTTTGAACTCGTAATTGATTATTAGCCCTTTGCTTTTGGTTTTTTGCCCGGAAAGTCACAACTGCAAATACAATCAATATCACCAGAATACTGATTATCGCTAAATTCAAAATTCGCTGTTGTGTTATTTGCTTTCGTTTGAGCTCTTGATCTATTCTTAATATTTCATTTTCCTGCTCCTTTTGTTCAGACTCATAAATAACTCTCAAGTTTGCAATTTGCTTTTGCTTTTCTTCATCCATGAGCTGATTCTCATAATTATAGGCTGAGTCTTTAAATTGATAGGCTAATTGATGCATGCCTTTTTGATAGAAGATTTTCGATAAATTATCAAAGGATTTAATCTTCCATTTAAGGGAATTCATTTGTCTAGCAATTTTTAATGCCGCCTGCGCATTATCCTCAGCCGATGACCATTTATTAGTACTAATATAAACTTTTACTAAAAAATTTAAGTATTCTACTGCCCCCAGATAATCTTGGTCTTCAATTAAATAGTCTAAAGCTCCTTTAGTCATTTCTATGGCTTCATAATTATTGCCTAGTTGATAATTAACCTTAGCTTGCACACCTAAGGCATATGCCATTCCATTGATATCTCCTAATTGATTAAAAATATTGTAGGCATCCATTTCTAATTTTAATGCCTTTTCGTTTTCACCTGTTGCCTGATAGACTTCGCCTATATTTAATTTATATACCCCTGTGCTCATGGCGTATTCGGAGGAATCAATTAGGTTCAAAGCTTTATTATAGTATTTCTTGGCATTCTCGTAATCTTCTTGATTGAAATATAAAATACCCAAGCTATTGGAAGAGTTTGCTACGCCTTTGGAATCACCCAAAAGCTCATAATTTCTAAGCGATTCCAGTAGGTTTGAAATAGCTTTTTCATAATCTCCTAAAACCGTATAAATAGCTCCTAAAACATGTAGGGCGCTCGCCTTGGCGGTATAATTATCATTCTGTTTTGCTAATTTTAAGGCATCATTAGCATATTTCAGTGCCACATCAGGCTGGACTGACCGGTAGCCAATTGCCAAATCAAGGTAAATGCTAGCTTTAATACTATCATTTGAATTTTCCGCTACATTTAATAAGCTATCCACTTCCGAATTTTGGGCAGAAAGCGGCAGGCTAATGAGTGGCAGAAATAAGACAAATAAATATTTTATCATTTTAGATTCCAAAAAAATTAATGAACTGGATGCAGTTTACATCCTTCCATAATTTCTCATTATATTTCGAATTGATTATAAACAATCAAAGCTGAATTGAAAATAATCTATAATTATCTGAATACAAAAATATAATTTTATCTATTTCAATAATCATGGAACAATCCTTTAAAAACTTTGTATTTTCATTTTTTACAGTTATTACTCTTAGCGTAATGACAACAGAAATTGCATTTTCTCAGGATAACATTGATAAGAAAACAGTTGACCTAGACACCGCTATTTACGAAACTGATAAAAATTCTCTTTTCCCATTGCCCGTGGTTTATTATACCCCTGAAGCAGGACTTTTCTATGGCGCAGCCATTTTATATAATTTTTTCACCAGCAGAAAAAAACCGATCAATGCCAGTCAGGTTCAATTGGCTGCGGGTTATACCACTAAACAACAAACTTTAATATTCGTGCCTTTTCAGATTTTCTGGGATCAGAACAAATGGAGAAGTATAGGCGAACTGGGCTATTATAATTATGCCTACCCTTTCTACGGCATCGGAAACAATGGACAACAGGATGTCTTTTCAACTTATAGGGCCAGTTTCCCCAGAGTACGTGTGTTTTTATTAAAAGAGACCGCACCTAATTTATTTGTGGGAGGTCGATACTGGTTTGAAAATTATGATATCTTCATGTGGGACAATGCCGGAAGTTTTCAGCAGGAGGATTTTTCAGGAGGCACTTACAACCGAACCAGTGGTTTAGGACCTGCCATGATTTATGACACCAGGGATGGCGTTTACTATCCAAGAAATGGGCATTATTTGGAAAGTTTTATTGAATTCAATCATCAATATACGGGCAGTACGCATAATTACACTGCCATTTCATTTGACTATGCCTATTATTATTCCCCTGCCGACAAAACGGTTTTGGCCGCTAACGCCTTCTCGTGGTCGAATATTGGAGATGTTCCTTTCAATAGACTGGCACAATTGGGTGGTAATAAAAAAATGAGAGGCTATTTTCAAGGCTACTTCCAAGACAACAATCTATTGCTGGGACAAGTTGAAATAAGACAAGAACTTTTCTGGAGGATAGGACTAACAGCTTTTGGTTCTGCCGGCCAAACCGCCCCCACTTGGGGAGACTATGGTATGAGCAGATGGAATTATGCCGGAGGTGCTGGTTTGCGCTTCACTTTTGACACCAAAAAACACATCAACGTAAGATTGGATTATGCTGTCGGAAAAGATAGCAATGGTTTTTATATAGCTTTTAATGAGGCTTTTTAGTATTAATTAAAGCTTGGAATTAATTATATTCTTTGGTACTTACATTTTTCGTGGGGCCACAAAAAACCCTCAATCGACAATATGATTGAGGTTTTTTTAAACCATAAACAATTAAACTAAACTACTATAAAATAACTACTGCAACTCCGTGAAATTACCTAAATCCAATGTCCAGTCGTAGTCTTTATAATTGACATCCGGATCAGCATCTTCCGGAATGCAATCATATTTTCTTAAAAATCCGATTACTCCACCTTTATCTGAGAAATCGCCTTTAAACCAACTGAAAAGTGTGGTGACATATACTTCGTCTTCGATTTGGTCATATTTTGTTGTCCTTTTTAAAAACTGACGGGTTATCTGATCCAATTCTTTGTCTAATTCATAAGCACTGTAAACCGCCACATAAGGACAAGAAGTAGCTCCGCAATTCAAGGCAAAATGAATTCTTCCGTCTGTTTCATTTACCCTAAATTGTTTTTCCAATTTGCTAGCAAAAGGATCTTTCATAAATCCCATTGATAATTTAACTTTAGAGCCCCTAATAATTCCATGTTCTATAAAATCAAGGCTTAATAATTCTCCACCAACATTGATTTGATCTGCTTTAAAGAAAGCGCCTCTATCATCAAAAAGTGCAGGATCTTCCGTTAATAGAATTTGCACAAAGGCATTGTAGGTATTAATCCAAAAAGCTTTGGTTTTATTATCGGTATCTAAAGACTCAGCTAACTTATTTAATGGCAGCGCCTTATATTCATTAACATAGTTTTTGTAATCGTTCTCACTTTTAACAGCCGTTATCAATTTCATGCTTAATCGCACGAATTCATTGGGCTCATTCATAATTTTACTTTGCGCTTGACTACTAAAGCCGAAAAAAATAAAAGAAAAACTAAATAGAGTAAGGGTAAATCTTTTCATTATTGTTATTTCGTAAGTTATTTCAATCTAAGTACGCAATATTTTAAACTACAGATGCCCGAAACCCAGAATAATAAAATAACTGTCATTATTCCGACACTCAATGAAGCAGAAAACATTGAGCAGTTACTCCACTATTTGCATCAAGATGCAAGCGATAAAGTCGCAGAAATTATTGTCAGTGATGCTGAAAGCAAAGACAAGACGCAAGAAATAGCCAAGGAAAAGGGTGCGATAGTAATCTGTACTAAGCAAGCTTCCAGGGCACATCAAATGAATGAAGCTGCAAAAATGGCGACAGGTGATATTTTATATTTCGTGCATGCAGATGCAAAACCACCTAAAAGCTTTGTAAACGATATTTTAAAAGCGATTGAAAAGGGAAATGACTTCGGTTGTTACCGTTTTAAGTTTGAATCGAAAAGTCCTTTGCTGGCTGTCAATTCCTGGTTTACTCGTTTTAAAGTATTATGGTGTAGAGGTGGAGATCAGACCCTGTTTATTAAAAAATCTGTTTTTGAGCAAAATAATGGATTCGATGAGGAATACGTAGTAATGGAAGATTTCGAATTAATTAAAAGACTATGGAAAAAACATCCATTTGGAATTATCCCTAAATCCGTAAAAGTATCTGCTAGGAAATATGAACTCAATAGTTATTGGACAGTGAACATGGCGAATCTGAAAATGTACCGCATGTTTATGAAAGGGTATCATCCTCAAATCTTGAAGGAAAAGTATTTACGGTTGATAAAGCATCCGAAGGCTTAAAAGAAGCCCCTTAACATAGGGCTTCAAAATCATCCATACCATAATTCTTTCTAAAGCAATTTTCATAAATCAACTATTCTCTGATCAATCTATCGGTCATCAATTGACCCTTCCAATAGACATTAACTATATAAAGACCCTTGGGATATTTTTTCATATCTAATGCAAAGGATCCCTTGTGCAGTTCCCCCTGTAGAACTTGAAATCCTCTTGCATCTATAACTGAATAATATGTCCTTTTTGATGAGTATCTATCCTTTATAACAGTTGAATTATTTAGTACAGTGGTCCTATATGTATCACATGGTTCAATAGGCTCAATTACTTTATAAGTCATGTCTCCTGATGAAGGATTTGACCCTTCACGTTGTAATGTAGCTGAACAACCACCTCCACCACCACCAGATGAACTAACTGTAACATATTTATAAGTTGTTACTGTTCGACACCCGTTATACACTGAACCTGTAATCTGATATGTTCCAGGAGAAATGAATGCAAGACTCAGCTGTCTGCTGGAATTAGTATATATCGTCCAGCAATTGGAATAACAACCACCAGAATATTTCCTTACCGTCATAGTATACGAACTTCCTCTTGAAATTGATGATAAGGTATAGTTTAACACATTGTTTTCATAGCCTGATGTTGGACCGCTAATGGAAATACTGGAATTACTGCCAGAGGGTATTGTAACATCTTTCCTTATTCTAGCAGTTCCACAACCAGATTTCACTACTCTAGCTGAAACATAGCCAGTGCCAGAACCATTTTTATTAATGGAAATTGTATTCGTACCATTACCTGAGGTTATTGTGATGTTACTACTTGATGTCCAATAAATTGAGCTATTTGCAGGTCTATTCACTATGCTGTAAGTTTGAGTACCACATACCTTTGAAGATCCGGATATGTAAACATCATCACACATTTTTTCCTGACAAGGTTGATTATAACTTTGAATTTCGTTCCAGAGAAATTCAGAATTACCGTCATTCCATTCTACATGAGCCTCATTACTCGGAGCCGTGTACCAACTATCGAAGGGTGTCTCACATATATTATAAGTGGGGCTGTAAATGTTTTGATAAATCTGAGGATTTTGATGGTTCATTACGTCTAATGCACTCGCTGTCGGAACAAAAGTTACTTGCCTTAAAAAACTAGTCCAAACATTATCAGGTGAAAAAAACAATCCTCCTGCAGAAGTCGAATAAGAAGCCTTAGCTGAGTGATATCTGTCACGTCCCGAAATCAAATAAATAAATAAAAAGGGATTTACACTCCAGTATCTGCCCTCGTAAACATTAGTGCTTTGATTACTATTATGCAGAGACTTAATCTGAACTAGCGTCCTTGAAAATAAGCCCCATGTCGGAATGTCTAATAAAAACCCTTCCGATAAACCGGGTAATACAATTTCAAAAACGCCCCTGTCTTTATTGATTATAAACTGATCAGGTGTTAAGTTTGGTCTATCATCAATTCGATCACCGTTGGATATCGAAACATTTCGGCATAGCTTTGGATTCCCTAAATTATTCAGTTCATTAAAAAAAGATTGATTTAAGGAAATATCATTTCTATAGTGGACTGAGAGCATTTGCCTTGCAGCCGGAGTTTCAATTAATTTTTTAATATCAAGTAAGGTGGGAAATAAGAAATGAAGATTAATCCCTGAAACGCGCATATCATTTAAATGCTGAATCATGTATTGGGCGCCAACGGGCACATTATTACCATCGAAACCTGCATCAAAAGCAACATTTAATCGTACTTCGTGATCTTCCGAAAACCGTTTTTCCCAATCTGCCAATGCATATTTAGCTATGACACCTCCTGAACTCAAACCAATAATGACTATATCCTCCTCACGCTCCGAATGAGCTTTTAGCTCCTTAATTGCTTTCTGTACCAAATAAGCACTATTTTGCATATAATCAGTTGATTCGTCAAAGTTTAGATGTACTATATCGTAACCATTTGTTTCTAATCTATCCTTTAACAATTGTACTTCTGCTAACTTTTTTCTAAAAACGAATTGTAATCTTTCGGTTTATCCCTTTCCCATATCCAAAGCGTGGCAGGGTTAACATAATCTGTCTCGTCAAAGCCTTCCACAATCAATATTGGTTTATCCAGCTTTTCACTAGAGGATTCACCGTAATCGTAGGTTAAGGTACCGCTTGCGTAATTGGATGAAAGCGAATATTTATCGTCTGCTGTGATTGGGTCTGTAAAGTCTCCTCCTTCCTCTATAGTTCTATTTGATTCGCTTTTCCTGATTTGAAAATACTTAGAGTGGGACTGCATTTTATCCTCAAGAGAGAAAATGATTTTAACCGAATCCTGATTTTGATATCTTATTGTGTAATAAGAACCGGGTTTGAGTTCTCGAAACCCATTTCCATCACCAAAATCAACCTTTAGGTCTTTTTTCTTAAATTCATTGTTCGAGAAAAATGATTTGTTGTCGAGGTAGAAAGTTTGATTTTGCTTCAATTCTTGGCTTCCCAGCGAACCCATCGCAAACATAGATTTCTCCACAAAAAACTCATCCTCTATTTTGTTCGAATTATTTACTAACTTCTTATTTTTCAAGATTATCTCCCCAGAGCTAATAGCGTTTTCTATTAGCCGATTATAATGGAAAGCAAACCCGGCCATGTAAATGGTATCATTGCTTCCCTTACCTTTTGCAAATAAGTCCTCAATCTCTGAATAATGCTTGAGCTGGTTTTTCTCTTTAATTTGCATGGTGAAAAGCGTGGCATAGATTTTACGCAATTCTGTTTCATCTACATAATTTGAATCTGAAAGTTCACCATTATAATAGTCTATTCTTGTAAAAGGATGCCCCTGTTCCAGCAGCAGATTAGTTGACAATTTGTTCAGTTGGAAATTATCAAATAAGTGCTCATAAAATTCTTCATGATTTGAAATGGTATCATATTTTTGCGCCATTAAAAAAACTGGGCATAGTAATATTAAGGTTAAAATTTTAAGTTTCATTTTAAGGTGATTTTAAGTTTAAAGAAATGCTATAAAGTCATATCAAATCTGCCATTGGTAATTTCAACTGTTTCCCCTTCTTTAGAGAATACAGTTCCGGAAAAGGTTCCAGCAAAAATACCCGCATCCAAATCTATTTTATGAAGATTGATTACCGCATTGCTACCATCCTCAATATTGGATCTATAATTTACACTATTATCATCATTATATTCGATATAGTTGTGATCTGATATCAGTTCGTAGGTTTTATTTTCCTCAAGTTTTTCATTAGCAACTAATAAAATGGATAAACTATGGCTATTGCAACTGCCACTTAAGGTAAAAGTAGAGTCATTAGGATTCCCAATTGCATGAGCAGACTGCCAAAGTCCTTCTATGCAGCCTTCTTGAACTTCACCGTCTGCTTCATAACCAAAGGTGCCTTTGCCTTCGGCTGTAATGGGAGGGAGTTTGTTTGGAAGTACTTCTTTGCACCCCTGATTTATAATAAACATGCATAAAAGAAAAAATAAGATAGACTGTTTCATTAGGTAAGGCTTTGATACTTATGTTAGATATTATTTCTTTATTAAAAAAACAAGTAGACTATATAATTTTTCATAAAGTTCTATTTTTAAGCAATCTTCAACCTTACAGAATACTATAAAGTTTTATCAAATCTGCCGTTGGTAATTTCAACTGTTTCCCCGACCTGAGAAAATACAGCTTCGGAAAAGATATCTTTTTTGCCTTCGAAAGTGATGAAGGACTTTGAGCTAATTAAAAGGCTGTGGAAAAAACATCGATTTGGAATTATTCCTAAATCCGTAAAAGTATCTGCTAGGAAATATGAACTCAATAGTTATTGGACAGTGAACATGGCGAATCTGAAAATGTACCGCATGTTTATGAAAGGCTATCATCCTCAAATCTTGAAAGAAAAATATTTTCAGTTGATAAAGCATCCGAAAGAAAGTAAATAGTCAACCCTTATTTAAATTAAATTTGACATGTTGACAATAAATCCATTTCCCACCTTTCAGGTGTTTTCACCTGAAAGAATCTATTAGATGCGATGAGCCAATTTAGTAGTTGTTTAGGTGAAAACACCTAAACATGGTAGGGGGTTACAGCAGTTATTTAAGTGAGAACACCTTAATACGTGAAGAACAAAATAACGTGACCAAATTCAGCCACTAATTATATAAAAACATCAACAATAGTCAACCCCTCCAATTTAAACTCACCTATTGAGCTATAAACCCTAATTACCCAATTTGCTTTCCAAAATTAAACGACATTTATGGAAAGACTAAAAGATAAAGTAGCGGTGATTACGGGTGGAGCCAACGGAATTGGAAAAGCCACCGCAGAAAAATTCATTGCCGAAGGTGCTCAAGTTGCCATTTGGGATATTACTAAAGAAAAAGGTGAAGAAACTGCCAAAGATTTAGGAAACAATACCAAATTCTATCAAGTAGACACTACTTCGTTTGAGCAAGTTGAAAAAGCGGCAAAGCAAACTCATCAAGATTTTGGTAAAATCGACATCCTCATCAACAATGCTGGTATCACACAAGATGCGACATTAACTAAAATGACGATCGAGCAATGGCAGAAAGTATTGGATGTAAATCTCAGCGGAGTGTTTTATTGCACTAAAGCTATTTCACCTTTCATGGTGGAGCAAGCCTACGGAAGAATTGTTAATGCTTCATCAGTGGTAGGTGTTTACGGCAATTTTGGACAAACCAATTATGTAGCTACAAAAGCTGGGGTAATCGGTATGACCAAGACTTGGGCAAAAGAATTAGGCAGAAAAGGAATTACCGTGAATGCAATTGCTCCGGGCTTTATTGCTACGGAAATGGTCAAAAGCATACCGGAAAAAGTAATCAATATGCTAGAAGGAAAAACACCACTGGGAAGATTAGGTGAACCGTCAGAAATTGCCAATGCCTACGCATTCTTAGCATCTG
This is a stretch of genomic DNA from Marivirga harenae. It encodes these proteins:
- a CDS encoding DUF6252 family protein; protein product: MKQSILFFLLCMFIINQGCKEVLPNKLPPITAEGKGTFGYEADGEVQEGCIEGLWQSAHAIGNPNDSTFTLSGSCNSHSLSILLVANEKLEENKTYELISDHNYIEYNDDNSVNYRSNIEDGSNAVINLHKIDLDAGIFAGTFSGTVFSKEGETVEITNGRFDMTL
- a CDS encoding DUF547 domain-containing protein; the encoded protein is MKRFTLTLFSFSFIFFGFSSQAQSKIMNEPNEFVRLSMKLITAVKSENDYKNYVNEYKALPLNKLAESLDTDNKTKAFWINTYNAFVQILLTEDPALFDDRGAFFKADQINVGGELLSLDFIEHGIIRGSKVKLSMGFMKDPFASKLEKQFRVNETDGRIHFALNCGATSCPYVAVYSAYELDKELDQITRQFLKRTTKYDQIEDEVYVTTLFSWFKGDFSDKGGVIGFLRKYDCIPEDADPDVNYKDYDWTLDLGNFTELQ
- the fabG gene encoding 3-oxoacyl-ACP reductase FabG; amino-acid sequence: MERLKDKVAVITGGANGIGKATAEKFIAEGAQVAIWDITKEKGEETAKDLGNNTKFYQVDTTSFEQVEKAAKQTHQDFGKIDILINNAGITQDATLTKMTIEQWQKVLDVNLSGVFYCTKAISPFMVEQAYGRIVNASSVVGVYGNFGQTNYVATKAGVIGMTKTWAKELGRKGITVNAIAPGFIATEMVKSIPEKVINMLEGKTPLGRLGEPSEIANAYAFLASDEASFISGTTLSVDGAVTI
- a CDS encoding TIGR04283 family arsenosugar biosynthesis glycosyltransferase — translated: MPETQNNKITVIIPTLNEAENIEQLLHYLHQDASDKVAEIIVSDAESKDKTQEIAKEKGAIVICTKQASRAHQMNEAAKMATGDILYFVHADAKPPKSFVNDILKAIEKGNDFGCYRFKFESKSPLLAVNSWFTRFKVLWCRGGDQTLFIKKSVFEQNNGFDEEYVVMEDFELIKRLWKKHPFGIIPKSVKVSARKYELNSYWTVNMANLKMYRMFMKGYHPQILKEKYLRLIKHPKA